The genomic region tcttcttcttcttcctctgatgaTGATAAAAAGCCTAAGAATGAGGGTGAAGTGGCCAAAGCCTGAGCTCTATTCTCTGTAATGAATGGTTGACTGTAAACCTGTACAACTATCATGAGATCAATGAGATGTAATGTCTGAACTGTGAAATAAACTCATTTGAACtcaagtaaaagttaaagtctCTTTTTCTACAGTGGTCAAACAGAAATGCATGCAAGTCTTTGaacaacacacattcaaaatTACACATTGATCACTTTTGATTGCTCCCCTCCTAAGCAGTAGGGCCTTGAAATTGTTTCCTTATACCAAATATGGGAGACCTGCAGAAAAGTCTAGGAACTCCTggtttaattgattaattgttcTGCCTTCATAGTGTAGCACGTTGCCAAAATAAAAGTACACCACCAACTGGCATCATTTAGTTAGGATGGATATGATGGCAAAAATATTGAGCCTCTGTTGCTTTAAGTATATAATAGACATTAACACTGCCTAGCATAATATCATCTATGCTTAAAAGCTACTTCTGAAAGAGTTGAAACAAAGTGAGAACACTAAGACCAAACATACTGCTCACTTTAGTCAATTCCCCTTGTAAAAGCTGTGCATATACAGTATTTAACTAAAGGGAAATAGCATGTTTGAAAAAAGTCCTAGAATCTATTTTTCTCATCACACACTCCTACCAGAGAGATGTTTTTTTGTAagagtgatttattttttttaaatgacaatgATACAGACAACATGAaagcacagagagggaggaaggagggagggaggctgaaATCATCCAACACATGGATATTGCATGGTGGGGGGGTTGAAGGGCAAGCAAGAGTACCAAATGGAGTAAAAGATATCGTATcaaaaatttcaattttttcatatatatatttatataggaCTAATAATTCTCTTTAACTATGCAAAGCAAGGAATGCCCTTTTTTCCATTTATCTTGAGCCGTGGCTTTCCCTACTAGAGCAAACTtattcatcaaaaaaaaaagactggacACGGTTTTTGGGAGTTTGGGCGGGGGGCATTTTGATGCGTCCTGGAGTCCTGTCCGATGTGGCGTTTGAGTCTCAGTGTAGCGCGTTCGGGCGTGTCCATGGGGTTTGGATCCAGCCTTAGCGTGAAAAGGTCTTGCCACTAGAAAAATCAAAGAAAGACACATTAGAagtcacaaaaaaacaagcatttgttttccaaaatacCTACACACCTTAAAGACTTTATGTtgctctttattttcttctgagTTGACCGAcaacacattaaacaaacaataacatgaGAATAACTTAGCTCTGGAGGTGCAGGTAGGAGCCAGGCTTGCCTTTTCCCCCCTTTACCagcctttatgctaagctaagctaaacaaAGTGGTTGCTAGCTTCAGTACATTTTTACAGCACTGGCCCAAGTGAGGTATCATTCTTCTCGTCTTACTTTCAGGAAGAAACCTAATaggtttgtttttaatacatTGGTCTTTATTAGTGAAGTAAAACCAAATACTTGAAACTGTAACAATGGATCTGAACTTAGTGGTGTGGCtgaaacatctaaaaaaaactgaatgttCTCACTTGCTGTGCTGGATTTCTCTTTTATATCTACTTCATGACTTTGATTAATAAAATAAGCCAAAACAAAAGCCCCCCTCCAATTCAGATCTGTACACCATGTAATTCCTGGCTAAAAGTATACTCCAGTTCTTTTCACACAAGGATTCATGTGAATCATTTAAATATTGTGACGATGACAGCTGTTGTGGGTTCCCATCCTCTTCCAGGTACACATTAACCACAGAACAAAGACTCTCTGTTCTCTGAGAGCTTATTTATTCCTATTATTTCAGAGCCAAAAGGGTGAAAAAGCCTGTATGTGCAACCGTTATgaggttttttaaaaagtcgAAGCCTGTAAAAATTCCTTtcctgactcactgcaaacactgcaaaaacagTCCGGgcaaacacagccacacacCTCGAAACCTCTAAAACATACACAGGTGCAGACTGCAGGCGGCTCCCAGAGAGGGAAGAAAATAATCctatcatgggaaatgtagtcaaagtttatcttatcttatctttatcttCATCTGCAAAAAATACTCAAAGTCAATATTGAAAGCagtcaaacagaagaagaggaggcttaAAAGATTGTTATTGTGGATATATTCAATTGGGAAGATTGTGTCATCTGTTTTTAACTGTCTTTACTTATAACCAGGATAACATTTTTCCTCTAATATTATAAGTTAGTATTAAAACATTTGAGCACTGTTATAAAAACTAGGAGTTGAGAAGAGGAGGCTACTTACCTCATggtcttcatctccttcttctCGGCGTCAGGTCGAGCACGGTTCAGCACCTTGAGGAAATCTGACGTCTTGGCCCTCATACGTGTGTGAATGTAGGCCTGtgggaaagaaaaaacactacATGTGAGGGGATTCTCGCTTTCAAAAGCCCTCAACTTATCTTCAACAAATCGGAACAAATTGATGATGAgattcttttgttctttcaacAGCGCAAGTGTCGACATCGTTTAGAATTTCCTTTAAAGAAAAGTGAGCGGTCAACATCTTGTGACATGTGCAGCATTTTAAACACAGTGCACAGCAGCTGGGGACAGAAGTGAACACTCCAATGTGTAATCCCCACACTGTCATCTGCTCATAAATCCATTCACTGTGTCACCCACGCAGACTCCCTGCTGTCTGATGCCGACACATCCACTCCCATTATCTCAAACATCAACGAAATCACAGAGAAGTTTCTGAAATGTTAGTCATGTAAAAAATGGCTTTGATTAGAGCTTACAGTCCCATTAGAGGAACCATTCAAGGTATGCATCAATTTCACAGTGTACACTAACGCCCACGCACGACTCTGAAGAAACCTGTATGATGACTGAGGGTGGCAGAGCGAGCTGTCATCAGGTGGGGACCTTTGTTTGAAGTCACAGACAGAACTGGACTTTCTATTGTGAAGAAGGTACGAAGATGACAATCACAGAGAAGGACTTAATGGTGAGTTTGCAGCCTgtgtttaaaacagactttcCGCTTGTTGGACAGGTGCATTGCTAACATTCAAGGATGTACGGTTGACCCCAAAGTGCAAAACTGGGATGAGAACTAACAGCAAAGTGAAGATTTGTTTGAAAAACtgtgaataaaaaacagaacagaaactgGACCCTGTCTGAGCTGAACTGACCTTGGAGCACTTTATGTGGTAGTGCAGGTAGTCCCTGAAGGTGTGGATGAGGTTGATGGTGTTGTCTCTGGCATTGGCATTGGTGTGACGTGGGAACAACACTGCAAACATTTTGCACAAACATTAATATCAACTCATCTTGATGTAACAGTCCATAACTCAGGTCAAAGAAGGTCTCAGGTGGCGTTTTCATGAACTGACCGAAGGTGATGTAGCCAATATTATCCCCGACGGCGGCGTCTGTGTCCTTCAGCTCCAGAGGGGGCTCCCTGTGGCTGAACAGCACCTGGGGGGCCGTGTGGCTGGCTCGCCGACCCTCTTTGAACTCCTACAGAAGCACACAAAGCAAACAATGACAGTATCAGTTTCTGTATGTTAATTGCCTTTGTTAAATCAAGAGAAGAGGTGCATTACTGTccattcagctgtgtttacacatATATTCATTATATTAATGTTACActacacacaaaataaacagaaacacttcctgtttgtattaGTTATATACATTTTTGAGTTTTAGTGTAAAGATTCTAACATATATTACTTGTTTGAGGAAATTTTCCAAACATATCTGTGAAGTTAGCTTAATGTTAGTCAAAACGTTAGCTAAAAATGTTAGCTTAatgcttaaaaattaaaaaactaaatatgGAGGAAATATGAACTATTCTGCCCTTATAACAAACATTACTTATGCATTCTAGCTCTGTTAatgttagcctgttagcttattagtaagaaaaaaaataatagctCAACCTGAGGACACATTTTGTTGGttaaaaacatcctttaaatTGAGAAAACTAAAAAGGAAAACACTATTCAACCCTTATTTATACATTATTTATGAATTCAAGTTCTTGAAATGTTAGCGTGTTAgcttatttagaaaaaaaacatcttaataGCAAAAACGTTTTTATGGACAAATAAGAAAAGGGAGAACATACTAGACATGTGATTTATACATTACTTTAGTATTCAAGTTAATATTTGCTTCTGTAGTTAGCAGCAGACTTCTTAAGCTAATGTAAGCTAATGTCTTTTGGTCCACATTCTCAGATAGTTATCCTCATTTCATACCACATACCTTAGCAAAATTACATGAACTACACATCAGTCAATCTTAAAAATCTAGTGAACCTGTCAATCCATCTTGGGAATGCTAACAGATTTCTCAAAGACCCTAATTGCTAGCTTTGTGGTCCCACCCTGCAAAATGAGTATTTGAATTGTGCAACATTAGCGAGACAAACAACGCTTTGAACACTAATTCTTCACACACCTTACTGTTTTATACCTAAAAGGCTCTCTTCAATATTTTCACCTCCATCTGAATTATTCTAACAAGACTGTAAATAACATTTACACCCTTCTTTTCTAATCCCTCCTACTTTATCTTGTTCTTGTATTTTAGATTACTTAGAATTGTTCTCGTTGTTGCTCAAACTAACAAATGTACTCAATGACTGcctttcatcctcctcatcctcacactCACCTGCATGAACACTTTGCCGATGATGACATCGTCATCGTCTTTGAACACTGTGCTGAACACCACCGTCACTCTGTCTTTCTTGGCCTCCAGATACCTGAGAAAGACGAGACGAGTGAGAGGTTAAAGACCTCCAGAGGGACCAGGATTAACACAAACCCGACAGGGTAATCCTCCTCAGAGACACagctcacaaaaaaaaaagccaactTCAAGTTTAAACTACTGAACGACAGAAAGGAGACGTCTGACGCTGAACGTACATGGACTCGTCGTCTCTGTAGTGGACCACGGCCCTCTTCTCGCCCTCTTTGCCCTCTTCCTGGAACTTGAAGTACTTTTCGAACACGGAGGCGAAGCAGTTCCTCTTGAGCATGCCCGCCTGGTGGACCACATCATCTTTGTTGGAGGGTAGAGCGTCCAGGTCGTAGAGGAGGGACACATTGTAGCCTGGGAGGAAAAGAAAACCATTATAGAACgtgaaaaacatgcaaacactgtGTGGGAAGGGGGTCTTCGGGTCCTCCTTTAGCACTAAAATTTCTGTCCCTGCATTCTGATTTGAGTTTTTATGCACAATTTGAGTTGAAGGGACatggggaggtagagcgtacagcctggAGGTAGAGCAGGAGTGAGCTCTAGCACAGGCAGGCTTCTCCCCCCCTGGCTCTGCCCTCCTTGTTCTCCTTCTAgcatctctcttttcctccactCCTTAAGTTAAGAAGGGTTAAGAAGTGACCTTAATTTCATCATCTAAGACTCCAGATTTGATTCACAAAGGGGAGAAGACAAAGTTTCACAACCTGACATATtgcactgtgaaaaaaaaactagaaaTGAGGAACTAAGTTGAGTTTAAAACCTTTGTTTTTGCTTCATTAGTCCACTAAAAGCAAAGGCGGCTATTTCAGtcagtaaaaaaaatctaatctaaaaGGAGAGAGGGACTTACCAGACTCTGGTGAAACCAGGAAGTTCTCATAGACCCTcttgagcagctgaaatgaaaaacaaagcttttagTGTGATGAGActtcacagagaaaaaacacaacacaaagaggaaataaaagagtcTTGTTTATAAATCAGACACTTAAGATGAGGCATGTTTTGATATACAAGTAGAAAAAGGCTTCCCAGAGTCCTCAAgagatttaaatgttttcaaacaGGCACTTTCAAAGCCACCCTTTGATTATCAGAGCTGTGGACGCCTCGGTCTCGTAGCCTGCGGGGGAATCCTTCAGAGACAAAGCAGGTGATTTAAGAGATGGGAAGAAACGCTACTAAACGTGGAGCCAGACGGCTAAACAAACTCACAGCACAACAAAGGACAGGAAAGgaggtgtgtgtgactgagagGTTTGATTCTCTACATGGGGGCCTCTGTAATGGATACCTGTCACTGTGGAATGAACTGGGCGGCAGGAAtatgaaaaacactcaaaagtcaacaaagatttgtttttttgtaatctGTGCAGAATTTGATCAGAGATAAGAGTGTGTGAGGGTAAACCAGTGTTAACACAGCTCTCCAAATAGACGTTTCACAGCCACACTGTGACACTGCcgatccattcatccatccctccGCTTCTGAGCGTAAGAGAACAAATAGGGAAGTCGGCTGGACCTGGACGGCAGCCAagacatcctcacacacacgcacacgcacacacacacacacacacacacacacacacacacacagtggctgCTTCTCGCAGTCAGCACTTCCTCGCCTGGAGTGAGTCACACACACTCGCTTCCTGTTTCGAGCAGAGGCCTCGGCAGCTGCTTTTTTCCTTACATGGCAACAGAGCTCTGCtagtggaggtgtgtgtgtgtgtgtgtgtgtgtgtgtctctgtgtgtgtgtgtgtgtgtgtctgtgtgtgtgtgtgtgtgtgtgtgtgtgtgtgtgtgtgtgtgtgtgtgtgtgtgtgtgtgtgtagataacTATCAGAGGCTCATTCAGTGTTCTCCTGGATTCATCAGCACAGTGTTTTCATTGTTGCAGGCATGCTTGTTTGCATGgaaattaaaagtttgactTGAAAATGATCACAAGAACATGGTGTTATAAACTTTTTTGTCACACTGAAGGAAAGGTGCTTTCACAAAGGTGCATTTGCATTCTTTAAAAGTCTTTACACGTCCATTCAAGGACCTAAAAGACACAGACACGTCAGCACTGGATAATTTAAAGCATGATCTTGCAGCACCCTGGTTTGTGTTAGTTCATTAAAGGTATGCAGGAGTTGAGGAATGTGAAAGTGAGGGTTTCAGTTTGAGTCTGGGGGGCCCTGTTTCTGTCCAGGCAGGCACAGAGAcgcactttcttttctttacgtCATACCTCGTCAGCTCCatgctcctgcagctccttgtaGAACTTCAGCGAGATGCTGACCATCACTTTGGTCTTGTCCCCATTGGGGTTGGAGATGTGGTACAAGACGCCATCGAAGTCTGCATCACAGAATGAGAAATGTTAAAGCATGCAGGGAATTCATGAGGCACGAGCTCCTGATTCACATTTTGCACTTAAAAAGAAACGATACTCAACAGTGACCTCGATTCATGCAATGACAAAAGGCTGTTTCAGATTTCACATTTGAGATGCAATACTCTGCGTCACTTGGCAGGGCTTATTCTGCGCAACAGGTTGATTGCATAACAGAAACATAACTCGCCTGTGATGCAGAAGTGGACAGAGCTAAAAAACCTCTTTCCAAAAATAGCTCAATATCTCATTTGACCAATCAAGAGCAGCAACTAAGCAGAACTATGTGACGGGACCCAAACAAGGACATTTCAACTCATCATATTAAGTTATCATGTTAAGTCTCACCTGCGAATGTCACATCCACAGCTTCTGGCTTGGTTCTGCAGGGAAAAACAGAGAAGATGAGATACAAGGAAAATAGTCATTTATGTCAAGCCTACCAACTCACATATATTTCACACTGGTCCCTGCATCtcagtttaaaaaaggaaaatgatgcttttcttgattaaatatgaaaataagttaaatatcTGCTGGTATCTTAGTCATTATAGGGCTAGAGTGCAattttaaagactttattttGGGTTAAAAGAATAATAACAAGTATTCATGGTTGCATTTTAAgcttatacagtctattttacttcatttaaaCGGTTAGCATTCTATCTATGATATGTCCCCACATACACAGTTATATTCTACAGTGTTTTTGTCCACTTTTTACATTATGTCATGCTTCTTTATGCAGTCAGACTCTATTTTGAGCAGGAACAGTAGTAACTACTTCTTTAAAAAGGCAGATGCTGCAGCAGCCTGTCCAAAGTGCATTCTCTGCATGATCCAAGGAGAAgctgctgcagcctctgcaCAGACTTGACTCAGATTAGCGACAGGAATGCGGAAGTGGCTGACAAGTAGACGCTGCCTGCAAATAAAtgagttaaaaacacacatatgaGGGGAATAGAATCTAATTATAATGTGATACAGTGTGGTTAACGGCTTGGGATGCAATAAAGCTTTTTAAATTGACTAAAATACATGTTTAGTGAAGTTATTGTGGTTTTGTATGTGGTGACGTCAGGCTTCAGGGGACTCTAGACAACGAAAAAAAacttaagtaaataaataaataaaagcaaataatcaaaaataaatgatgCAACAATAGAATagtattaaattaaaatgagtctgaaataaatacaaataaaaaagattaaaatgcaAGCCATACATATTAGCTAGTTTGAGCCTCTGCAGCCTTAAATATATTCattaatctgttttatttaggGTCCAGCAGGTCTATGGTAGCTGATTTATGTAATctaatttattattttccttCCTTAGGCTTTAAAAGAACAATCAGAGGGGGTAAAACAGACTGGGTTTAGACATTCTGTCCCATACTGACCGTGCAGACACACCCCAGCTTCAGGCAGACCAGTCACGGCGGATCAGCAAGTTAATTTAGctctccccttttttttttatcattttcgcATCAAATGCAACAACCTAGCTGACGTGTGCATTTCTGCAAATGGTTTTCAGTCTCAATCAAAGCCCCCTCTGCAGAATCGAATGTGTACATATTTATTAAATCCGCGAAGGGGAGGCTAGCTGACGTTAGCATTGTTAGCCAGGTGTAACGATGATTTTCTCACCCGTTTGAAGCTCCGTCGAACTTCAACGACAGCGTCTCTTCTATGATGCGGTTATTGATTTCTAACAGGATCATCGCGGACGCCGGTGTCGAGGAAAAAGGGGGGAATGATCGGTGCTATTTGGTGGGATTAACCTCTTTGTGTCAAATTCGGCTAATTTTTTCCTCCCTTGACAGACCAAACCGCTTCCGTCGAGGCTCCTTCCGCCTGGCACTTCCGCGTTTTTTACACTCAGGACCCCAAATAATGAGAGTGCCCACTATGATGCCTGTCATAAATTCGTAGTGCGCATCATATTGAGTGTTTGGGCAGGTCAAGACTCCTTGTATGGAGTTTGTCAAATTAAATAAACGTCGATATCCAAAATCAAGATCACTGTGATTGTTTTCTGGCTTCGATTAAGTTTATTATGTCTACTTCACTCGAAATGTGCTATAATAGACAGATGAAGCCTGACCatcaaatgatttattttatatgtcagaatcagaatcagaagtaCTTTGTTGATCCCCTAGTGGAAATTGCTTTTTAGTTTACAGTTACTCCCATTTaaagaaagtgttaaaaatataggaaaaatacaaaatagagGCAAAGGTGTCATATATGGGATTTTGCCAAATACTGACATGAATTATAGGTATTGCACAGAGGTAATTATTGCACATGTTATTAGTTTGCACATGTAATTATTGCTTGAACCAAAGAGTCTAGAGTAAACCTAGTGACACTCAGAGTGATGTACTTCAGATTTACTACTTTATAAGCCCTGCAATTATGAACAAGTTTCTTCTCTTCTAGTCAAATATATGAggggaaacaaagacagaaactaCATAGTTGTTCTTTCACAGGACTGACTCGTAAAACAAGTACAACACAGTTTGATAACAAGGTATGttaaaataatagtaatgagTGTACATGCTGTCACCACCACGACAACACAGGATCGTTTAACTGATGTATGTGTGTTAAAAATCACCAGAtcatcagaaaaacaacatattcaTGAAGTCTGTGTTTTTGGAGCAGCACATGAGGGACACCAGCAGAACAGGCTCCTGATTTTTGAAGTTTTCCTTCACTTCAATTCTATcatgtaaataaatgtgtttgcatCCTCCTTCTCCGGAAGCACTGAAAACTTGCAGGGATTCCCTTCAGTTTACATCATAACCTCAGAAACAATCACTCAGTACAGTGGTTGAATTTGCATGTAGTGTTCAGGACCTCTAACCTGACATTGACAGCCTCCCTGCGGCAAAGGAAAATATTTTCTCTTGTCTTTAGAAGGTTGAAAGACAATCTTGATGTCAATCAGGTCATTTCAGAGAACTGGCCTCTGTCTCAGCTTCCAAGAAGGTACATGTCTGTGCCAAGTTTCAGATTATTGTTTGCATGCTTTGTTGAGTGAAATGCAAGATGAAGAAGAGTGTGGCATGCTGGTGAGGGTTCCTGAGGAACTGTGAGGCTCTGCTGAGTGATACAGAGTTAACAATCACCATCAGGGAATTTGTGGCATAGGGATTCAAATCCTTTTTTGAACTTTCTTTTGTTCTGATTATTTCAAAGAATATGTAATTTGCAGATTTGCAGTAATTTCAGCCTTATCTTTGGAGCATTGCATCAACGTGTGTAATATTTCCCCTCTATGGCTGCATATTTAGACTTATTTGCAGACATGTTAAAGCATTTTTTATACAGCTGATTTAAAATGCTTCAGAAATATGTGTTGAGGAAAACTGAGTATTAGGCTAGGCCTTTATATTGTGAATAATGTGAATAATGCTTCATTTTAGATTTGAACTTGAGCATTACAACAAAAGAAGGGCTGGAAATAGGTCAAGAAAATACAAAAGCATTGATATTGACTCTATTCTGagtctctctcccacacacacacattcacagacaaacacattgTTGAGCATGACCGTGTTTACCAAAGTCAGCAGGAACTAAAAACAGGCCTGTCCTGTTGAGACTGTCATGTGTCCTCCTGATGGAAGCTGAAGTGACAGATGTGGAGACATTATGTGTCTGGACAGCTGCAGCTATGAGGCAACACATTGCCATGATAATTGTAGATCTTAGCTGTCATGACCTTAGATGAGGTGATTTATGGAGGCAGAGGTGAAGTgaggggagagatggagaggaggaatgTGTTGGTGAGGAGGCCCCTCTCTAGCACTCACCTGTGGGCTCCATCCTCTGAcatttctgacttttgcttCATCAGTAGCTGGACATTTGGCTTAagggaaagaaataaaaattgatGCATCAATGTGGGAATATATGAGGGGAATGATACTGGACTTTTGCAACAACAAAAGTGAGAACAAAATGTTTCACTTCCAGAAAGTGTCACAGCTGCAGGGTGGTAAAACACCTTACCACACAGCGGAGGTTACACCATGACAAACAGAACACACCTCATGTGGGCACATTTTTCAACTCTTCAACCCGTCCGAGCTACTAAGTTCTTTAGCTTTCTgcttgtcaaaaaaaaaaaaatagaaaatgtacatctaccaaaaataaaaagtagagGGCAGCTGTTTTTTGGTTACATGTTGcattaaattacaataaaactTCCATTGCAAAGAAAGTATGACATGCATGAGCTGTGACACATGCATGTGCTGTAACACACTGAGGATGCAAACAGGACATTGGGTCAACTCCATGAAGAAAAGAAATCCACTTAAGAGGATGAGTCTCGACACAGACTCATTTTGGTGTTTGCCATCTTTTTAAAACCATACAGCCGGGCAGAAGGTGAGTCTTATTTACTTCTCGCAGGGGAAGGGATGGTACTTTGAGTAGAGTGTTTATTCTCATGTGTAAATTAGTCAATTTAGGAAGTTGTatcaaagttattttattttattctaaaaagGACACTTCAAATCAAAAGACAATTTAAAAATAGCAATATGGTAGGGGAAGTGAGGGGTGCCAGCCTCTCATCACAGCGATCATGGCCAACAGGGGTACAAACTATTGTGTCCACCAGCAGCCGGCAACCACCTCACTACAGGAGAAACAACAAAagtattaaacacagaaaagcaaatAAACCAGTTGGTTAagttttaaaatgcattaaggtGAATACATTCACATAGGCAAAAATATCTCCACAGCTCAGCAACGAATTAATAATATTTGAAAAAGACAAACCTTAGCAAACCAGACACCAGATCACATGAGGCAGACCAGCAGACAGGGGGCTATTTCAagacaaattaaactttgttacATTcaagtaaatgaaaaatgacttaCAACAGGCTTGGATTAATCATTTTGATACATAACCTACCTCAGCACACAGAACATGTGGCAACCAGCAAGCAGCCAGGACGAAAAGGAAGCCATGCTGCCACAGGTGCTTTATATATGGCTCAGCTAATTAAGGGGCTGGACCAGGGGAGGGGTGGACTTACTTTCAAGAGGCTGCATTTAAGGCCAACAATGAAAAACCAAGACTAGAACCACTGCTCCCACTACACATGCATGAGAGCATCAGAATAACCTTATTGTGTTTGTATGAATGTAAATGAATACCCTGAATATGAAGTGAATAATGAGGGAATGTTAGTTTTTGTCTTGTCTGCTTGTTGGTCCTTTACTTGAGGCGTGAAGACTTGAACTTGTTGTTGGGTCAGTTAGATTGTTTCTTGTTCATTATT from Notolabrus celidotus isolate fNotCel1 chromosome 24, fNotCel1.pri, whole genome shotgun sequence harbors:
- the arpc2 gene encoding actin-related protein 2/3 complex subunit 2, coding for MILLEINNRIIEETLSLKFDGASNGTKPEAVDVTFADFDGVLYHISNPNGDKTKVMVSISLKFYKELQEHGADELLKRVYENFLVSPESGYNVSLLYDLDALPSNKDDVVHQAGMLKRNCFASVFEKYFKFQEEGKEGEKRAVVHYRDDESMYLEAKKDRVTVVFSTVFKDDDDVIIGKVFMQEFKEGRRASHTAPQVLFSHREPPLELKDTDAAVGDNIGYITFVLFPRHTNANARDNTINLIHTFRDYLHYHIKCSKAYIHTRMRAKTSDFLKVLNRARPDAEKKEMKTMSGKTFSR